A single genomic interval of Aedes aegypti strain LVP_AGWG chromosome 1, AaegL5.0 Primary Assembly, whole genome shotgun sequence harbors:
- the LOC5564369 gene encoding transcription factor grauzone → MDDQPCFMCDQKTMDSLPMLDSTKESQLTISNIICKHFWFEEDALQTAIICELCWQKVDQFHRYYEEVKQLHDQLAQPNTVFIKQEQIEFEVEFLSDPQNQIDQKVEAGQHAVDDGISDRGMESDIVVEQESLFCEETKVEIQEEQNELSMKANSNGKKITKREMVRKRVELLNQKRQKQDDFIKQHKPYECEECPMKFEGFIAFRRHMQAAHGKSYIVCCNVKFINQNVLHQHVQKVFNPETFKCEFCGKTYNLRIGYIRHKERVHRSEIPSLINCEQCPRSFTRQHLFERHMARHEASKKEKPTCDLCGKSFKTRTNLRLHIDSLHEKKPNYICEICSKPFARRWMFLEHRLSHEYTEEQLKKQCPICKRWQKNLRYWKKHMGRHRSEGQHKCDECDHVSINLAALKEHVERRHLNNTSCVCDLCGKVYSHPVTLKEHVANAHTGEPLYKCLFCEMKFFSNATMYSHRKKAHPEEWQQYTKARYGNKEVDEAGEDGSSAQ, encoded by the exons ATGGATGATCAACCTTGTTTTATGTGTGACCAAAAAACGATGGATTCCCTCCCTATGTTAGATTCTACAAAAGAATCACAACTGACCATCAGCAACATTATCTGTAAGCATTTCTGGTTCGAG GAGGATGCCCTGCAAACGGCCATCATCTGTGAGCTCTGCTGGCAGAAGGTGGACCAATTCCATCGTTATTATGAGGAGGTAAAGCAGCTCCATGATCAACTGGCGCAACCCAACACGGTTTTTATCAAACAGGAACAGATTGAATTTGAAGTGGAATTTCTTAGCGATCCTCAGAATCAGATAGACCAGAAAGTAGAAGCAGGACAGCATGCAGTGGATGATGGAATCTCGGATAGAGGCATGGAGTCTGACATAGTAGTGGAACAAGAATCACTTTTTTGTGAAGAAACTAAGGTTGAGATTCAGGAGGAACAGAATGAACTGTCGATGAAAGCTAATAGCAACGGTAAAAAAATTACTAAAAGGGAGATGGTCAGGAAGCGAGTAGAATTGTTGAACCAAAAGAGACAAAAGCAGGATGATTTTATCAAACAGCACAAACCGTACGAATGTGAAGAATGTCCTATGAAATTTGAAGGCTTCATTGCGTTTCGTCGCCATATGCAAGCAGCTCATGGCAAGTCCTACATAGTATGCTGTAACGTAAAATTCATTAATCAGAACGTGCTGCATCAGCACGTCCAGAAGGTGTTCAACCCGGAAACGTTCAAATGCGAGTTTTGCGGTAAAACGTACAATCTCCGGATAGGATACATTCGCCACAAGGAGCGAGTACATCGGAGCGAAATTCCCTCGCTCATCAATTGCGAGCAGTGTCCACGATCTTTCACTAGACAACACCTGTTCGAACGGCACATGGCCCGCCATGAGGCGTCGAAGAAAGAGAAACCAACCTGCGATCTCTGTGGTAAATCCTTCAAGACTCGAACAAATCTAAGACTGCACATAGATTCCCTTCACGAGAAGAAACCCAACTACATCTGTGAGATTTGCTCGAAACCCTTTGCCAGGCGATGGATGTTCCTAGAGCATCGGTTGTCCCACGAATACACCGAAGAACAGCTGAAAAAGCAGTGTCCCATCTGCAAGCGATGGCAAAAGAACCTACGGTACTGGAAGAAACACATGGGCCGACATCGAAGCGAAGGGCAGCACAAATGTGACGAGTGCGATCACGTGTCGATCAATTTGGCCGCCTTGAAGGAGCACGTCGAACGACGACATCTGAACAATACGTCCTGCGTTTGCGATCTGTGCGGTAAGGTGTATTCGCACCCGGTAACGCTGAAGGAACACGTGGCCAACGCGCACACGGGGGAACCGCTGTATAAGTGCCTGTTCTGCGAAATGAAGTTCTTCTCCAACGCCACCATGTACTCGCACAGGAAGAAAGCTCACCCGGAGGAGTGGCAGCAGTACACCAAGGCCAGATATGGCAATAAGGAGGTGGACGAAGCCGGGGAAGATGGCAGTTCGGCTCAATAG
- the LOC5570760 gene encoding transcription factor grauzone: MNPILDSRTCFLCLQNTENSNWTPDFEGDSKLSISYLIVLHFWFQEDELRGAVVCQSCWDKVNQFHQFYQEVKISHDQLKSQPLPTVIIKQEALDIEEEQIVETNNSTATVKDVDWKPVPVKTEPCEEQTEPPVAQEKTKRELKPFSLDGRSRFRKQLKARYRKAQDDVIKKHMQYQCDDCDVKFESFCTALQHRKREHNQASVKCCERQFKTRSMLHRHAMNPGPFPCETCGRVFRFMTGYQRHKKEVHDELNEVSFKCNRCSEVFTDQDTLKRHQAEHERSVCGDCGKQFRTRNGLQKHTKAVHQEPTDYICKICSKGFYRRSLFVEHLKTHEKTPDELKEQCEVCKKWLKNHLSWEKHVQRHQFEGQFKCDECDHVSVNLLSLKVHKKRRHGSDKEEYQCELCDKSYTRKQSLKEHVANAHTGEPLYECQYCLKGFFSNATMYAHRKKDHPQEWLQNHATKFTSREGGSNDGQ; the protein is encoded by the exons ATGAATCCAATTTTGGACAGTAGGACATGTTTTCTTTGCttacaaaatactgaaaattccAACTGGACACCAGATTTCGAAGGAGATTCCAAATTAAGCATCTCATATCTAATCGTGCTGCATTTTTGGTTTCAG GAAGACGAATTGCGGGGTGCCGTCGTATGCCAATCATGCTGGGACAAAGTGAATCAAttccatcaattctaccaagaagTTAAAATAAGTCACGATCAGTTGAAATCCCAACCGCTCCCGACAGTGATCATCAAACAGGAAGCACTGGACATTGAGGAAGAACAGATTGTGGAAACTAACAACAGCACAGCGACGGTGAAGGATGTGGATTGGAAGCCAGTGCCGGTTAAAACGGAACCGTGCGAAGAGCAAACCGAACCACCCGTTGCTCAGGAGAAGACGAAGAGAGAGTTGAAACCCTTCTCACTTGATGGACGTTCCAGATTTCGGAAGCAGCTGAAGGCTCGATACCGCAAAGCACAAGACGACGTAATCAAGAAGCACATGCAATACCAGTGCGATGATTGCGACGTGAAATTCGAGAGCTTTTGTACGGCTCTCCAGCACAGGAAACGGGAACACAATCAAGCTTCGGTCAAGTGCTGCGAGCGGCAGTTCAAGACACGTTCCATGCTGCACCGGCACGCGATGAATCCGGGACCGTTTCCGTGCGAGACGTGCGGGAGGGTTTTCAGATTTATGACTGGGTATCAGCGCCACAAGAAGGAGGTGCATGATGAACTGAACGAAGTGTCCTTCAAATGCAACCGATGCTCGGAAGTGTTCACCGATCAGGACACGTTGAAGCGGCACCAGGCGGAACATGAACGGTCAGTGTGCGGGGATTGCGGCAAGCAGTTTCGAACGCGCAATGGCCTGCAGAAGCACACGAAAGCCGTCCACCAGGAGCCCACGGATTACATTTGCAAGATCTGCTCTAAGGGGTTCTACAGGCGGTCGCTGTTTGTGGAGCATCTGAAAACGCACGAGAAGACCCCGGACGAATTGAAGGAACAGTGCGAGGTGTGTAAAAAGTGGCTGAAGAACCATTTATCGTGGGAGAAGCACGTGCAGCGGCATCAGTTCGAAGGCCAGTTCAAGTGTGACGAGTGCGATCACGTGTCGGTCAATTTGCTTTCTCTGAAGGTGCACAAGAAACGACGGCACGGTTCGGACAAGGAAGAATACCAGTGCGAGTTGTGCGATAAGAGTTATACGCGCAAGCAATCGTTGAAGGAACATGTGGCAAATGCCCACACGGGTGAACCCCTGTACGAGTGCCAGTACTGCCTGAAGGGGTTCTTCTCCAACGCTACCATGTACGCCCACCGGAAAAAGGATCATCCACAGGAGTGGCTGCAGAATCACGCTACTAAGTTCACCAGTAGGGAGGGGGGTTCCAACGACGGTCAATGA